The Desulfatirhabdium butyrativorans DSM 18734 genome includes a region encoding these proteins:
- a CDS encoding sigma-54-dependent transcriptional regulator, whose amino-acid sequence MEQILIIDDNELVCQTLAQLIGRMGMQASWETTLAKGMESARCGRYDVVFLDIHLPDGNGLNIIQELRSMELPPEIIIITGFSDENGAEIAIQSGAWDYIEKNTSLQNMQLSLSRAIQYRKQKMEKALRVALRRDAIIGKSPPMAACIDQAAQAANCDSPVLISGETGTGKELFARVIHENSRQAAANFVVVDCSALPENLVESILFGHQKGAFTGAVANRDGLILQAHRGTLFLDEIGELPLGIQKNFLRVLQEKRFRPLGGKKECFSDFRLISATNRDLAEMVRQGLFRQDLYYRICALHIQLPPLRERRQDIPALTFHRLERASALMKQPPHGTAPDFLEALAAFGWPGNVRELFNVIDSVLAAASDEPVLFATHLPPAIRTNAIKHKLMTAKVLNNPAMANPSKIQPTGEPQEPLPPFKTYLDEAKARYLERLIGQCGANVGEACRLSGLSRAYLYQLLQKFRKSAL is encoded by the coding sequence ATGGAACAGATCCTGATCATCGACGACAACGAGCTTGTCTGCCAGACCCTGGCACAGCTCATCGGGCGGATGGGCATGCAGGCATCGTGGGAAACCACACTGGCGAAGGGTATGGAAAGCGCCCGATGTGGTCGCTACGATGTCGTTTTCCTGGATATTCACCTTCCGGACGGCAACGGCCTGAATATCATCCAGGAATTGCGATCTATGGAGCTGCCCCCCGAAATCATCATCATTACGGGTTTCAGCGACGAAAACGGGGCGGAAATCGCCATCCAAAGCGGCGCATGGGATTATATCGAAAAGAACACTTCCCTGCAGAACATGCAGTTGTCGTTGAGCCGGGCCATTCAATACCGCAAACAGAAGATGGAAAAGGCGTTGCGCGTGGCGCTTCGCCGGGATGCCATCATCGGCAAGAGCCCGCCGATGGCTGCCTGCATCGATCAGGCCGCTCAGGCGGCCAACTGCGACAGCCCCGTGCTGATTTCCGGTGAAACCGGAACCGGCAAGGAGTTGTTTGCCCGGGTGATTCACGAGAACAGCAGGCAAGCGGCGGCCAATTTCGTCGTCGTGGACTGCTCGGCGCTGCCGGAGAACCTGGTCGAGAGCATCCTGTTTGGGCATCAAAAAGGCGCGTTCACAGGAGCCGTCGCCAACCGGGACGGTCTGATCCTGCAGGCGCATCGGGGCACATTGTTTCTGGATGAAATCGGGGAATTGCCGCTCGGGATTCAGAAAAACTTTTTGCGCGTGCTGCAGGAGAAACGGTTTCGCCCGCTGGGCGGGAAAAAGGAATGCTTCAGCGATTTTCGGCTGATCAGTGCGACCAATCGTGACCTGGCGGAAATGGTCCGGCAAGGGCTTTTTCGGCAGGACCTGTATTATCGGATTTGCGCATTGCACATTCAGCTTCCGCCGTTGCGGGAGCGCAGGCAGGACATTCCGGCCCTCACCTTCCACCGCCTGGAGCGGGCATCCGCGCTGATGAAGCAGCCACCGCACGGAACCGCGCCGGATTTTCTGGAGGCGCTTGCGGCTTTCGGCTGGCCGGGCAATGTGCGGGAGCTGTTCAACGTCATCGATTCCGTCCTGGCGGCGGCATCGGATGAACCCGTCCTGTTTGCCACACACCTTCCACCCGCCATCCGCACCAACGCCATCAAACACAAGCTGATGACAGCGAAAGTGCTGAACAACCCCGCCATGGCGAATCCCTCGAAAATTCAGCCAACCGGCGAACCGCAAGAACCCCTTCCTCCGTTCAAGACATATCTGGATGAGGCAAAGGCCCGCTACCTCGAGCGGCTGATCGGCCAATGCGGGGCAAACGTTGGTGAGGCATGCCGCTTGTCCGGACTTTCCCGGGCCTATCTGTATCAGTTGCTACAAAAATTCCGAAAGTCGGCCCTGTGA
- a CDS encoding DUF4351 domain-containing protein: MQSHDHHFKNLFLDFPKQALEWLLPDALQQYGAIEKISFVRQEPKKRRLQDRGLVLDMPILFSFEKGRILLWIVEFQEDKKGFSIYRLLRYTTDLMEQFPDAVVIPTVLFTARKKWKTDIRRSIESRFSDRLFLHFEYQLVRILDYRAADYYHTSNPLLRILLPKMDFPQHERKKIIRLAYKGLFDLVDRKLFEKYVDFIDIYAEVSEEEKEDLYQELCEREETVMLAQYIRSKGFEEGVQVGIEKGVQVGIEQGVLQGVLKGKMEGKAEGRLEGMASILKRLLQQRFGALPPWVEERIDQGSLEQLEAWTERMLSAASIQELLSD; encoded by the coding sequence ATGCAATCCCACGATCATCACTTCAAGAATCTCTTTCTCGATTTTCCGAAGCAAGCCCTGGAATGGCTGCTGCCGGATGCACTGCAGCAATACGGCGCCATCGAGAAGATTTCCTTCGTTCGACAGGAGCCCAAAAAGCGAAGGCTTCAGGATCGTGGCCTGGTGCTGGACATGCCGATTCTCTTCTCCTTTGAAAAAGGCCGGATCCTGTTGTGGATCGTGGAATTTCAGGAAGACAAAAAAGGCTTTTCCATCTACCGGCTGCTTCGCTACACGACGGATCTGATGGAGCAGTTCCCCGATGCCGTCGTCATTCCAACCGTGCTGTTTACGGCGCGAAAGAAATGGAAAACCGACATTCGCCGCTCTATCGAAAGCCGCTTTTCCGATCGGCTCTTTTTGCATTTCGAGTATCAGCTTGTCAGAATTCTTGATTACCGCGCTGCGGACTATTATCATACGAGCAATCCATTGCTTCGGATTCTTCTGCCGAAGATGGATTTTCCGCAGCACGAAAGAAAGAAGATCATCCGGCTTGCATACAAAGGGCTCTTTGATCTCGTGGATCGGAAACTGTTCGAGAAGTACGTCGATTTCATCGACATCTATGCCGAAGTTTCCGAAGAAGAGAAAGAAGACTTGTACCAGGAACTGTGCGAAAGAGAGGAGACGGTTATGCTGGCCCAATATATCCGCAGCAAGGGTTTCGAGGAAGGGGTTCAGGTCGGTATCGAAAAAGGGGTCCAGGTCGGTATCGAGCAAGGAGTTCTGCAAGGGGTTCTGAAAGGAAAGATGGAGGGCAAGGCAGAAGGCAGACTGGAGGGGATGGCATCCATCCTGAAAAGGCTCCTGCAACAGCGTTTCGGCGCGTTGCCGCCATGGGTGGAAGAGCGGATCGATCAGGGAAGCCTTGAGCAGCTTGAAGCCTGGACCGAACGGATGTTGAGCGCCGCTTCCATTCAGGAATTGCTCTCCGATTGA
- a CDS encoding ATP-binding protein: protein MDESGNLREILCIGNDITELRKTRDAQLQLLRFQNEMIDTAAIWIDTLDVLGNVTLWNRAAEAISGYTKEEVLGHDRIWEWLYPDPAYREKIFAKAMQILQEHHRVEGFETIIRCKNGELRHISWFSNPILDDSGRSIGSIALGADITAAKQAEEERKTLQEQLVQAQKLESIGRLAGGIAHDFNNKLQAMTGYAEMALVAADGQEPIRSYLVSIQKIVESAGNLTQQLLAFARKQIATPKVLNLNEAISGTLRMLQRLLGENISFQWKPGADLWPIKIDPTQLDQILANLCVNARDAISGVGTIGIETANMPWSDIQPHAKPGVQPGDYVRLSIEDNGTGMDSETLARIFEPFFTTKAMGKGTGLGLAMVYGIVEQNAGWITVESAPEKGTTFHIYFPRSDELPESDRTSMQAAGISSCGKETILFVEDDRLILDIGKAILERYGYDVLALCDAQQAIDLAQSIETPIHLLITDVVMPKMNGKQLSQHIQQIHPNIRSLFISGYTADIIARQGIIDTDVHFLQKPFSVETLAKKVREVLDAPM from the coding sequence TTGGATGAGTCAGGCAATCTTCGGGAAATTCTTTGTATCGGAAACGACATTACGGAGCTGCGGAAAACGCGGGACGCCCAACTGCAGCTCCTGCGTTTTCAGAACGAGATGATCGATACGGCAGCCATCTGGATCGATACCTTGGATGTCCTTGGAAATGTGACCTTATGGAACCGGGCTGCAGAAGCCATTTCCGGATACACCAAAGAGGAGGTTCTCGGTCACGATCGGATATGGGAGTGGCTGTATCCGGATCCGGCATACCGAGAAAAGATTTTTGCCAAAGCCATGCAAATTCTTCAGGAACATCATCGTGTGGAGGGATTCGAAACGATCATCCGTTGCAAAAACGGTGAATTGCGGCATATTTCCTGGTTTTCCAATCCGATCCTCGATGACAGTGGCCGCTCGATTGGAAGTATTGCCCTTGGTGCCGACATTACAGCCGCCAAACAAGCGGAGGAAGAACGGAAAACACTTCAAGAGCAACTGGTTCAGGCGCAAAAATTGGAGTCCATCGGCAGGTTGGCTGGAGGCATCGCCCATGACTTCAACAACAAGCTCCAGGCCATGACCGGTTATGCCGAAATGGCCTTGGTGGCAGCCGACGGTCAGGAACCGATTCGAAGCTATCTGGTCTCCATTCAAAAGATTGTGGAAAGCGCCGGCAATCTGACCCAACAATTGTTGGCTTTCGCTCGAAAACAAATCGCTACGCCCAAGGTCTTGAATCTCAACGAGGCCATTTCTGGAACGCTGCGCATGCTGCAGCGCCTGCTCGGGGAGAACATTTCGTTCCAATGGAAACCGGGAGCCGATTTATGGCCGATCAAAATCGATCCGACCCAACTCGATCAAATTTTGGCAAACCTGTGTGTGAATGCTCGGGACGCCATTTCGGGAGTCGGAACCATTGGGATTGAAACGGCCAATATGCCGTGGTCCGACATTCAACCCCATGCGAAACCCGGGGTACAACCGGGTGATTATGTCCGGCTGTCCATCGAGGATAACGGCACAGGAATGGATTCGGAAACCCTGGCCCGCATTTTCGAGCCTTTTTTCACGACCAAGGCGATGGGAAAGGGAACAGGCCTCGGTCTGGCGATGGTATATGGCATCGTCGAACAAAACGCAGGATGGATCACGGTGGAAAGTGCGCCCGAAAAGGGAACGACCTTTCACATCTATTTTCCGCGTTCCGATGAATTACCGGAATCCGATCGGACCAGTATGCAAGCCGCTGGCATTTCTTCATGTGGAAAAGAAACGATCTTGTTTGTGGAAGACGATCGCCTTATTCTGGATATTGGAAAGGCCATTCTGGAACGCTATGGGTATGATGTCCTGGCTCTCTGCGATGCTCAGCAAGCCATCGATCTTGCCCAATCGATCGAGACCCCGATCCATTTGCTGATCACGGACGTCGTGATGCCAAAGATGAACGGAAAACAATTGAGTCAGCACATCCAACAGATTCATCCCAACATCCGGAGCCTCTTCATTTCGGGATATACGGCCGATATCATCGCCCGCCAGGGCATCATCGACACGGATGTGCATTTTCTTCAAAAGCCTTTTTCTGTGGAAACGCTCGCCAAAAAAGTGCGCGAAGTCTTGGATGCACCAATGTGA
- a CDS encoding transporter substrate-binding domain-containing protein, with amino-acid sequence MVRFSASFDDSRDEPCLLKGVFFLVEKSLLLPPFRQKLLGWVIAFLILFLFCGFSHLEAATHPLPSTPLSLSAEERLWLDTHPELLTLWFNTEFPPIEFMDESGRFIGMGADIIERIESRLGVTFRKTPSSEWNEHLRALESGACAIAPTIVRTKERERFAFFTKPYATVPVVIITRNTSSETIPGSGLPGQTRRFWMSQAIFGKFFVSETTLRSCGKRGTPNCSSCVFRTR; translated from the coding sequence ATGGTTCGTTTTTCCGCTTCTTTCGACGATTCGAGAGATGAACCATGCCTTTTGAAAGGCGTCTTCTTTCTTGTCGAAAAATCGCTTTTGCTGCCGCCATTCAGGCAAAAGCTGCTGGGATGGGTGATTGCTTTTTTGATACTGTTTCTGTTCTGTGGATTTTCCCACCTCGAGGCTGCAACCCATCCTTTGCCAAGTACCCCGTTGTCGCTCAGCGCCGAAGAGCGGCTTTGGCTCGACACCCATCCCGAGCTTCTCACCCTTTGGTTCAACACCGAATTTCCGCCAATCGAGTTTATGGACGAAAGCGGCCGTTTCATCGGCATGGGTGCGGATATCATCGAACGGATCGAAAGCCGACTGGGTGTCACATTTCGCAAAACCCCTTCAAGCGAATGGAACGAACACCTGCGCGCCCTGGAAAGCGGCGCCTGTGCCATTGCCCCTACCATCGTCCGAACCAAAGAACGAGAGCGTTTCGCGTTTTTCACCAAACCCTATGCCACCGTTCCCGTAGTCATCATTACCCGAAATACCTCTTCTGAGACGATACCCGGGTCTGGATTGCCTGGACAAACAAGGCGGTTTTGGATGAGTCAGGCAATCTTCGGGAAATTCTTTGTATCGGAAACGACATTACGGAGCTGCGGAAAACGCGGGACGCCCAACTGCAGCTCCTGCGTTTTCAGAACGAGATGA
- a CDS encoding hybrid sensor histidine kinase/response regulator, translated as MNRSEKMRQGRMAAGAIVVLFSAIVLFTGFHFYQDEKRVVRHHHAETIQSVAAMKAQLIQNWRTERLDDARMNSSGILRMLINEMMATGGGPQALQRAMILDRMQFFVTNEHLKNMILTDPEGNLLISVNPEMKTLPEDVLPLVRRIRETETIVFDEINLCSVGHTIHVDVGVPVLNSEGRPIACLILRSDPKDWLFPMLAAWPGTSPSAETALFRIEEGQVVSLCNLKYRSEAPLSHKQRIEENDLIRRYLEQAKEGLYEGLDYRRVAVLADIRPIAGSDWILVTKIDAEEVYSEVRDRGVVIAFVCLGLIVIAVITAALTLHRIERQHLQALIREERLRRKASEEIRAAFYGIGDGVITTDVDGKVVRMNPVAEALTGWAEAEAIGKPLTEIFHIVNETTRQKVENPVFEVLAKGTIVGLANHTVLIAKDGTERPIADSGAPIRDEDGVITGVVLVFRDQTKEREHLKTLQQNEARLRAIFDAVADPLIVYDEEAKPQYVNPAFTKLFGWQLEEISGRPIPFIPEEEREFHRQKRMEMFETGASVRFETRRITKDGKTLEMIASASAFFDADGKPLGFISSLTDITRIKEMEREIRQAQKMEAIGALAAGIAHDFNNILFPISGLTQMCLWDAPKGSALQQNLQKIYESTQRAADLVQQILAFSRRAEIRKTPVILQPIVKEVFKLTRSTIPANIEMQLDVQPQTIRVMADPTQLHQVMMNLITNAYHAVEKTGGSIRLELMEARLEKNRMIGGPSLPPGRYALIRVSDTGCGIDPAIMEKIFEPYFTTKPQGKGTGLGLAVVHGIVTELGGDIRCESWLGNGTTFHVYLPLLVEPKEEVPEPSAKPVEVPGGTERILLVDDEKPIIDMGQRMLERLGYTVDAFLDSEEALAQFTADPQRYDLIISDLSLPKMTGEQLAKRVLALRPEIPIIICTGFTERIGEQKAKEMGIRALAPKPLAVEKLAVLIRKVLETQ; from the coding sequence ATGAACCGCTCAGAAAAAATGCGCCAGGGAAGAATGGCTGCCGGCGCGATCGTTGTCCTCTTTTCAGCCATTGTGCTCTTCACCGGCTTTCATTTCTATCAGGATGAGAAGCGTGTCGTCCGTCACCATCACGCCGAAACCATCCAATCGGTTGCGGCAATGAAGGCGCAGTTGATCCAGAACTGGCGCACAGAGCGCCTGGATGACGCCCGAATGAACTCAAGCGGCATCTTGCGGATGCTGATCAACGAGATGATGGCCACCGGAGGCGGGCCGCAGGCCTTACAGAGAGCCATGATTCTCGATCGGATGCAATTTTTCGTGACGAACGAGCATCTGAAGAACATGATCCTGACCGATCCGGAGGGAAATCTTCTGATCTCCGTCAACCCCGAGATGAAGACGCTTCCGGAAGACGTCCTGCCACTGGTTCGAAGAATTCGCGAAACCGAGACGATCGTGTTCGACGAAATCAACCTCTGCTCCGTGGGGCACACCATCCATGTCGATGTGGGGGTACCGGTGTTGAATTCCGAGGGGCGGCCCATCGCTTGCCTGATTCTGCGCTCCGACCCGAAGGATTGGCTGTTTCCGATGTTGGCCGCATGGCCTGGAACAAGCCCGAGTGCGGAAACCGCGCTGTTTCGCATCGAAGAAGGGCAGGTCGTTTCCCTGTGCAACCTGAAATACCGAAGCGAGGCGCCCCTTTCGCATAAACAACGGATCGAAGAAAACGATCTCATCCGCCGGTATCTCGAACAGGCAAAGGAAGGGCTCTACGAGGGACTCGATTACCGACGGGTGGCCGTTTTGGCGGATATCCGCCCCATTGCGGGTTCGGACTGGATCCTGGTGACCAAAATCGACGCCGAAGAAGTCTATTCCGAAGTGCGCGATCGGGGCGTGGTGATCGCCTTCGTGTGCCTTGGGTTGATCGTGATCGCCGTCATTACGGCGGCGCTGACGCTACACCGGATCGAGCGGCAGCATCTGCAGGCTCTGATTCGGGAAGAGCGCCTGCGGCGGAAAGCCAGCGAAGAAATTCGGGCTGCTTTTTATGGGATCGGAGACGGGGTCATCACGACGGATGTCGATGGAAAAGTGGTCCGCATGAATCCGGTGGCGGAAGCCCTGACGGGATGGGCAGAAGCGGAGGCCATCGGGAAACCGCTCACGGAAATCTTTCACATCGTTAATGAAACCACCCGACAGAAGGTGGAAAACCCGGTCTTTGAAGTCTTGGCCAAGGGTACGATCGTCGGGCTTGCCAATCACACCGTGCTGATCGCAAAAGATGGGACGGAGCGGCCGATTGCAGACAGCGGCGCGCCGATCCGCGACGAAGACGGCGTCATCACGGGTGTCGTTCTCGTGTTCCGGGATCAGACGAAGGAACGGGAGCACTTGAAAACCCTGCAGCAGAACGAGGCGCGCCTGCGGGCCATCTTCGATGCCGTCGCCGATCCGCTGATTGTCTATGATGAAGAGGCGAAACCGCAATATGTCAATCCGGCCTTTACGAAGCTCTTCGGCTGGCAGCTCGAAGAGATCAGCGGAAGACCGATTCCTTTTATTCCGGAAGAAGAGCGGGAATTCCATCGTCAAAAACGCATGGAAATGTTCGAAACGGGCGCTTCTGTCCGATTCGAGACCCGAAGGATCACAAAAGACGGCAAGACACTGGAGATGATTGCAAGTGCCTCTGCGTTCTTTGATGCCGACGGAAAGCCGCTCGGCTTCATTTCGTCGCTGACCGACATCACCCGGATCAAGGAAATGGAGCGGGAAATCCGGCAGGCGCAGAAGATGGAAGCCATCGGCGCCCTGGCTGCAGGCATCGCCCATGACTTCAACAACATTCTCTTTCCCATTTCGGGCTTGACCCAGATGTGCCTCTGGGATGCGCCCAAAGGGTCGGCACTACAGCAAAACCTCCAGAAAATCTATGAATCGACGCAAAGGGCCGCGGATTTGGTGCAGCAAATCCTGGCCTTCAGCCGGCGGGCCGAGATTCGGAAAACCCCCGTGATTCTGCAACCCATCGTCAAGGAAGTCTTCAAGCTCACCCGATCCACCATTCCGGCCAACATCGAGATGCAGCTCGATGTGCAACCACAGACCATCCGGGTGATGGCAGACCCCACCCAGTTGCATCAGGTCATGATGAACCTGATCACCAACGCCTACCATGCCGTGGAAAAAACCGGCGGCAGCATCCGATTGGAGTTGATGGAGGCCAGGCTCGAAAAGAACCGGATGATCGGGGGACCCAGCCTTCCTCCAGGCCGCTATGCCCTCATCCGGGTTTCGGATACAGGCTGCGGCATCGATCCGGCAATTATGGAGAAGATTTTCGAGCCCTATTTCACGACCAAGCCCCAGGGCAAGGGGACCGGTCTGGGACTTGCCGTGGTGCACGGCATCGTGACCGAACTTGGCGGGGATATCCGGTGTGAAAGCTGGCTGGGCAACGGAACGACCTTCCACGTGTACCTGCCCTTGCTGGTTGAGCCAAAAGAGGAAGTGCCCGAGCCTTCGGCAAAGCCGGTGGAGGTGCCGGGAGGCACCGAGCGGATTCTGCTGGTGGACGACGAGAAGCCGATCATCGACATGGGACAGCGGATGCTCGAGCGGCTGGGCTATACGGTGGATGCGTTTTTGGACAGCGAGGAGGCCCTGGCGCAGTTTACAGCCGATCCCCAGCGATACGATCTGATCATCTCCGATCTGTCCCTGCCGAAAATGACGGGCGAACAACTTGCGAAGCGCGTGCTTGCCCTTCGACCCGAGATTCCCATCATCATCTGCACCGGTTTCACCGAGAGAATCGGCGAGCAGAAGGCCAAGGAAATGGGCATCCGGGCGCTTGCGCCGAAGCCTCTCGCCGTGGAGAAACTGGCGGTGCTGATCCGCAAGGTGCTTGAAACCCAATAG